One stretch of Cygnus atratus isolate AKBS03 ecotype Queensland, Australia chromosome 28, CAtr_DNAZoo_HiC_assembly, whole genome shotgun sequence DNA includes these proteins:
- the ATP8B2 gene encoding phospholipid-transporting ATPase ID isoform X3: MERCAARRAPEEERRVRANAREYNEKFQYASNCIKTSKYNIVTFLPVNLFEQFQEVANTYFLFLLILQLIPQISSLSWFTTIVPLVLVLTITAVKDATDDYFRHKSDNQVNNRQSQVLINGVLRQEQWMNVRVGDIIKLENNQFVAADLLLLSSSEPHGLCYIETAELDGETNMKVRQAIPVTSELGDTSKLALFDGEVICEPPNNKLDKFGGTLYWKENKYPLSNQNMLLRGCVLRNTEWCFGLVIFAGPDTKLMQNSGRTKFKRTSIDRLMNTLVLWIFGFLVCMGVILAIGNAIWEHEVGVCFQIYLPWDEGVHSAFFSGFLSFWSYIIILNTVVPISLYVSVEVIRLGHSYFINWDKKMYCAKRRTPAEARTTTLNEELGQVEYIFSDKTGTLTQNIMVFSKCSVNGHSYGDVQDMLGHKAELGERPEPVDFSFNPLADPRFQFWDPSLLEAVKLGDPHVHEFFRLLSLCHTVMSEEKSEGELFYKAQSPDEGALVTAARNFGFVFRSRTPKTITVHELGRAITYQLLAILDFNNIRKRMSVIVRSPEGKIRLYCKGADTILLERLHPTNQDLTNVTTDHLNEYAGEGLRTLVLAYKDLEESYYEDWSERLHRASGAPEAREDRLARLYDEVEHDMMLLGATAIEDKLQQGVPETIAILTLANIKIWVLTGDKQETAVNIGYSCKMLTDDMTEVFVITGHTVLEVREELRKAREKMMDASRSMSNGFSYQEKLSSTKLTSVLEAIAGEYALVINGHSLAHALEADMEVEFLETACACKAVICCRVTPLQKAQVVELVKKYKKAVTLAIGDGANDVSMIKTAHIGVGISGQEGIQAVLASDYSFSQFKFLQRLLLVHGRWSYLRMCKFLCYFFYKNFAFTMVHFWFGFFCGFSAQTVYDQYFITLYNIVYTSLPVLAMGVFDQDVPEQRSMEYPKLYEPGQLNLLFNKREFFICIAQGIYTSVLMFFIPYGVFADATRDDGAQLADYQSFAVTVATSLVIVVSVQIGLDTGFWTAINHFFIWGSLAAYFAILFAMHSDGLFQMFPNQFRFVGNAQNTLAQPTVWLTIALTTVVCVMPVVAFRFLKLDLKPELSDTVRYTQLVRKKQKTQHRCMRRVGRVGSRRSGYAFSHQEGFGELIMSGKNMRLSSLALSGFAARPSASWIETLRKKKGGEGSTACSPSGAADKTLKV; encoded by the exons TTCCTGCCTGTCAACCTCTTCGAGCAGTTCCAGGAAGTGGCCAACACctatttcctcttcctcctcatcctgcAG ctgaTCCCACAGATCTCTTCGCTCTCCTGGTTCACCACCATCGTGCCTTTGGTTCTTGTCTTAACCATCACAGCTGTCAAAGATGCCACCGACGACTAC TTCCGCCACAAGAGCGACAACCAGGTGAACAACCGGCAGTCTCAGGTGCTGATCAACGGAGT cctccGGCAGGAGCAGTGGATGAACGTCCGCGTTGGGGACATCATCAAGTTGGAGAACAACCAGTTCGTGGCA GctgacctcctcctcctctccagcagtgaaccccaTGGGTTGTGCTACATAGAGACCGCGGAGCTGGATGG AGAGACCAACATGAAGGTGCGACAAGCCATCCCCGTGACCTCGGAGCTGGGTGATACCAGCAAGCTGGCCCTGTTTGATG GCGAGGTTATCTGTGAGCCCCCCAACAACAAGCTGGACAAGTTCGGCGGGACGCTGTACTGGAAGGAGAACAAGTACCCCCTGAGCAACCAGAACAtgctgctgcggggctgcgtCCTGCGCAACACGGAGTGGTGCTTCGGCCTCGTCATCTTCGCAG gtCCCGACACGAAGCTGATGCAGAACAGCGGCCGGACCAAATTCAAGCGGACGAGCATCGACCGGCTGATGAACACGCTGGTGCTCTGG atCTTCGGGTTCCTGGTGTGCATGGGTGTGATCCTGGCCATCGGCAACGCCATCTGGGAGCACGAGGTGGGCGTCTGCTTCCAGATCTACCTGCCCTGGGACGAGGGAGTGCACAGTGCCTTCTTCTCTGGCTTCCTCTCCTTCTGGTCCTACATCATCATCCTCAACACTGTGGTGCCCATCTCGCTCTACGTGAG CGTGGAGGTGATCCGGCTCGGGCACAGCTACTTCATCAACTGGGACAAGAAGATGTACTGTGCCAAGCGCCGGACGCCAGCCGAGGCCCGGACCACCACCCTCAAcgaggagctggggcaggtggAGTACATCTTCTCCGACAAGACCGGCACCCTCACCCAGAACATCATGGTCTTCAGCAAGTGCTCCGTGAACGGGCACAGCTATG GTGACGTGCAGGACATGCTGGGTCacaaggcagagctgggagag AGGCCAGAGCCGGTTGATTTCTCCTTCAACCCGCTGGCGGATCCACGGTTCCAGTTCTGGGACCCCAGCCTGCTCGAAGCTGTCAAGCTGGGGGATCCCCACGTGCACGAGTTCTTCCGCCTGCTCTCGCTCTGCCACACCGTCATGTCCGAGGAGAAGAGCGAAG gGGAGCTGTTTTACAAGGCTCAGTCCCCGGACGAGGGGGCGCTAGTCACGGCCGCCAGGAACTTCGGCTTCGTGTTCCGGTCCCGCACACCCAAAACCATCACAGTGCACGAGCTGGGCCGAGCCATCACCTACCAGCTGCTGGCTATCCTGGACTTCAACAACATCCGCAAGCGCATGTCTGTCATCG TCCGCAGCCCCGAGGGCAAGATCCGGCTGTACTGCAAAGGCGCTGACACCATCCTGCTGGAGCGCCTGCACCCCACCAACCAGGACCTGACGAATGTCACCACTGACCACCTGAAT GAGTATGCCGGTGAGGGGCTGCGGACGCTGGTGCTGGCCTACAAAGACCTGGAGGAGAGCTACTACGAGGACTGGTCTGAGCGGCTACACCGAGCCAGCGGGGCCCCCGAGGCCCGTGAGGATCGCCTGGCTCGGCTTTACGATGAGGTGGAGCACGATATGATG CTGCTTGGAGCCACGGCCATCGAGGACAAACTGCAGCAGGGGGTCCCCGAAACCATCGCCATCCTGACGCTGGCCAACATCAAGATCTGGGTGCTGACAGGGGACAAGCAGG AAACAGCTGTGAACATCGGCTATTCCTGCAAGATGCTGACCGACGACATGACCGAGGTGTTTGTGATCACGGGCCACACGGTGCTGGAGGTGCGCGAGGAGCTCAG GAAGGCCCGGGAGAAGATGATGGATGCGTCACGCTCCATGAGCAATGGCTTCTCCTACCAGGAGAAACTCTCCTCCACCAAGCTCACCTCGGTGCTGGAAGCCATCGCGGGCGAATACGCCCTGGTCATCAATGGGCACAGCCTG GCCCACGCGCTGGAGGCGGACATGGAGGTGGAGTTCCTGGAGACGGCGTGTGCCTGCAAGGCCGTCATCTGCTGCCGTGTCACGCCCTTGCAGAAAGCCCAGGTGGTGGAGCTGGTGAAGAAGTACAAGAAGGCCGTGACCCTGGCCATCGGGGACGGCGCCAACGACGTCAGCATGATCAAGA CTGCTCACATCGGGGTGGGCATCAGCGGGCAGGAGGGCATCCAGGCGGTGCTGGCCTCCGACTACTCCTTCTCACAGTTCAAGTTCCTGCAGCGGCTGCTCCTCGTGCACGGGCGCTGGTCCTACCTACGCATGTGCAAGTTCCTCTGCTACTTTTTCTACAAGAACTTTGCTTTCACCATGGTCCACTTCTGGTTTGGCTTCTTCTGCGGCTTCTCGGCACAG ACCGTGTACGACCAGTACTTCATCACGCTGTACAACATCGTCTACACCTCGCTGCCTGTGCTCGCCATGGGCGTCTTTGACCAG GACGTGCCGGAGCAGCGGAGCATGGAGTACCCCAAGCTCTACGAGCCCGGGCAGCTGAACCTGCTCTTCAACAAGCGGGAGTTCTTCATCTGCATCGCCCAGGGCATCTACACCTCCGTGCTCATGTTCTTCATCCCCTACGGCGTCTTCGCTGACGCCACCCGTGACGACGGTGCCCAGCTGGCCGACTACCAGTCCTTTGCTGTCACCGTCGCCACCTCCCTCGTGATCGTCGTCAGCGTGCAG ATCGGTCTGGACACAGGCTTCTGGACGGCCATCAACCACTTCTTCATCTGGGGCAGCCTGGCAGCCTACTTCGCCATCCTCTTTGCCATGCACAGCGATGGCCTCTTCCAGATGTTCCCCAACCAGTTCCGCTTCGTGG GTAACGCGCAGAACACCCTGGCGCAGCCCACCGTCTGGCTGACCATCGCCCTCACCACTGTGGTCTGCGTCATGCCTGTCGTTGCCTTTCGCTTCCTCAAGCTGGATCTGAAACCTGAGCTCTCAGACACG gTGCGCTACACTCAGCTGGTACGGAAGAAGCAGAAAACCCAGCACCGCTGCATGCGGCGCGTGGGGCGTGTGGGCTCGCGCCGCTCCGGCTACGCCTTCTCCCACCAGGAGGGCTTCGGGGAGCTCATCATGTCGGGCAAGAACATGCGCCTCAGCTCCCTGGCGCTCTCCGGCTTCGCCGCCCGCCCCAGCGCCAGCTGGATCGAGACCCTGCGCAAGAAGAAGGGCGGCGAGGGCAGCACCGCCTGCAGCCCCAGCGGCGCCGCTGACAAGACGCTCAAGGtgtga
- the ATP8B2 gene encoding phospholipid-transporting ATPase ID isoform X1 produces the protein MGCGAAGHGAVRGPPGPRGGAAGASQRAGVQREVPVREQLHQDLQVQHCHLPACQPLRAVPGSGQHLFPLPPHPAADPTDLFALLVHHHRAFGSCLNHHSCQRCHRRLLPPQERQPGEQPAVSGADQRSPPAGAVDERPRWGHHQVGEQPVRGSEFGPKMSTALAGQRAGDMGLSAHAAFVLLCHLLGLRLRGFLRLEVAFRLRLRSGDLSDTGTSGNGIPVSSRDPAGLSFCRAGLHRRARSFPEEGRGEPQCQRSPSACLSRQADLLLLSSSEPHGLCYIETAELDGETNMKVRQAIPVTSELGDTSKLALFDGEVICEPPNNKLDKFGGTLYWKENKYPLSNQNMLLRGCVLRNTEWCFGLVIFAGPDTKLMQNSGRTKFKRTSIDRLMNTLVLWIFGFLVCMGVILAIGNAIWEHEVGVCFQIYLPWDEGVHSAFFSGFLSFWSYIIILNTVVPISLYVSVEVIRLGHSYFINWDKKMYCAKRRTPAEARTTTLNEELGQVEYIFSDKTGTLTQNIMVFSKCSVNGHSYGDVQDMLGHKAELGERPEPVDFSFNPLADPRFQFWDPSLLEAVKLGDPHVHEFFRLLSLCHTVMSEEKSEGELFYKAQSPDEGALVTAARNFGFVFRSRTPKTITVHELGRAITYQLLAILDFNNIRKRMSVIVRSPEGKIRLYCKGADTILLERLHPTNQDLTNVTTDHLNEYAGEGLRTLVLAYKDLEESYYEDWSERLHRASGAPEAREDRLARLYDEVEHDMMLLGATAIEDKLQQGVPETIAILTLANIKIWVLTGDKQETAVNIGYSCKMLTDDMTEVFVITGHTVLEVREELRKAREKMMDASRSMSNGFSYQEKLSSTKLTSVLEAIAGEYALVINGHSLAHALEADMEVEFLETACACKAVICCRVTPLQKAQVVELVKKYKKAVTLAIGDGANDVSMIKTAHIGVGISGQEGIQAVLASDYSFSQFKFLQRLLLVHGRWSYLRMCKFLCYFFYKNFAFTMVHFWFGFFCGFSAQTVYDQYFITLYNIVYTSLPVLAMGVFDQDVPEQRSMEYPKLYEPGQLNLLFNKREFFICIAQGIYTSVLMFFIPYGVFADATRDDGAQLADYQSFAVTVATSLVIVVSVQIGLDTGFWTAINHFFIWGSLAAYFAILFAMHSDGLFQMFPNQFRFVGNAQNTLAQPTVWLTIALTTVVCVMPVVAFRFLKLDLKPELSDTVRYTQLVRKKQKTQHRCMRRVGRVGSRRSGYAFSHQEGFGELIMSGKNMRLSSLALSGFAARPSASWIETLRKKKGGEGSTACSPSGAADKTLKV, from the exons TTCCTGCCTGTCAACCTCTTCGAGCAGTTCCAGGAAGTGGCCAACACctatttcctcttcctcctcatcctgcAG ctgaTCCCACAGATCTCTTCGCTCTCCTGGTTCACCACCATCGTGCCTTTGGTTCTTGTCTTAACCATCACAGCTGTCAAAGATGCCACCGACGACTAC TTCCGCCACAAGAGCGACAACCAGGTGAACAACCGGCAGTCTCAGGTGCTGATCAACGGAGT cctccGGCAGGAGCAGTGGATGAACGTCCGCGTTGGGGACATCATCAAGTTGGAGAACAACCAGTTCGTGGCAGTGAGTTTGGCCCCAAGATGAGCACGGCCCTGGCTGGGCAGCGTGCGGGGGACATGGGTCTTTCTGCCCACGCTGCTTTCGTGCTCCTTTGTCATCTCTTGGGGCTGAGACTGCGGGGTTTCCTGAGGCTGGAAGTTGCATTTAGGCTGCGTTTGAGGTCTGGGGATTTGTCTGACACGGGCACTTCAGGCAATGGCATCCCAGTCAGCTCCAGAGACCCTGCTGGCCTTAGCTTCTGTAGGGCAGGGCTGCATCGGAGGGCCAGGAGCTTCCCCGAGGAAGGCAGAGGGGAGCCGCAGTGCCAGCGCAGCCCTTCAGCGTGTCTCTCCCGACAGGctgacctcctcctcctctccagcagtgaaccccaTGGGTTGTGCTACATAGAGACCGCGGAGCTGGATGG AGAGACCAACATGAAGGTGCGACAAGCCATCCCCGTGACCTCGGAGCTGGGTGATACCAGCAAGCTGGCCCTGTTTGATG GCGAGGTTATCTGTGAGCCCCCCAACAACAAGCTGGACAAGTTCGGCGGGACGCTGTACTGGAAGGAGAACAAGTACCCCCTGAGCAACCAGAACAtgctgctgcggggctgcgtCCTGCGCAACACGGAGTGGTGCTTCGGCCTCGTCATCTTCGCAG gtCCCGACACGAAGCTGATGCAGAACAGCGGCCGGACCAAATTCAAGCGGACGAGCATCGACCGGCTGATGAACACGCTGGTGCTCTGG atCTTCGGGTTCCTGGTGTGCATGGGTGTGATCCTGGCCATCGGCAACGCCATCTGGGAGCACGAGGTGGGCGTCTGCTTCCAGATCTACCTGCCCTGGGACGAGGGAGTGCACAGTGCCTTCTTCTCTGGCTTCCTCTCCTTCTGGTCCTACATCATCATCCTCAACACTGTGGTGCCCATCTCGCTCTACGTGAG CGTGGAGGTGATCCGGCTCGGGCACAGCTACTTCATCAACTGGGACAAGAAGATGTACTGTGCCAAGCGCCGGACGCCAGCCGAGGCCCGGACCACCACCCTCAAcgaggagctggggcaggtggAGTACATCTTCTCCGACAAGACCGGCACCCTCACCCAGAACATCATGGTCTTCAGCAAGTGCTCCGTGAACGGGCACAGCTATG GTGACGTGCAGGACATGCTGGGTCacaaggcagagctgggagag AGGCCAGAGCCGGTTGATTTCTCCTTCAACCCGCTGGCGGATCCACGGTTCCAGTTCTGGGACCCCAGCCTGCTCGAAGCTGTCAAGCTGGGGGATCCCCACGTGCACGAGTTCTTCCGCCTGCTCTCGCTCTGCCACACCGTCATGTCCGAGGAGAAGAGCGAAG gGGAGCTGTTTTACAAGGCTCAGTCCCCGGACGAGGGGGCGCTAGTCACGGCCGCCAGGAACTTCGGCTTCGTGTTCCGGTCCCGCACACCCAAAACCATCACAGTGCACGAGCTGGGCCGAGCCATCACCTACCAGCTGCTGGCTATCCTGGACTTCAACAACATCCGCAAGCGCATGTCTGTCATCG TCCGCAGCCCCGAGGGCAAGATCCGGCTGTACTGCAAAGGCGCTGACACCATCCTGCTGGAGCGCCTGCACCCCACCAACCAGGACCTGACGAATGTCACCACTGACCACCTGAAT GAGTATGCCGGTGAGGGGCTGCGGACGCTGGTGCTGGCCTACAAAGACCTGGAGGAGAGCTACTACGAGGACTGGTCTGAGCGGCTACACCGAGCCAGCGGGGCCCCCGAGGCCCGTGAGGATCGCCTGGCTCGGCTTTACGATGAGGTGGAGCACGATATGATG CTGCTTGGAGCCACGGCCATCGAGGACAAACTGCAGCAGGGGGTCCCCGAAACCATCGCCATCCTGACGCTGGCCAACATCAAGATCTGGGTGCTGACAGGGGACAAGCAGG AAACAGCTGTGAACATCGGCTATTCCTGCAAGATGCTGACCGACGACATGACCGAGGTGTTTGTGATCACGGGCCACACGGTGCTGGAGGTGCGCGAGGAGCTCAG GAAGGCCCGGGAGAAGATGATGGATGCGTCACGCTCCATGAGCAATGGCTTCTCCTACCAGGAGAAACTCTCCTCCACCAAGCTCACCTCGGTGCTGGAAGCCATCGCGGGCGAATACGCCCTGGTCATCAATGGGCACAGCCTG GCCCACGCGCTGGAGGCGGACATGGAGGTGGAGTTCCTGGAGACGGCGTGTGCCTGCAAGGCCGTCATCTGCTGCCGTGTCACGCCCTTGCAGAAAGCCCAGGTGGTGGAGCTGGTGAAGAAGTACAAGAAGGCCGTGACCCTGGCCATCGGGGACGGCGCCAACGACGTCAGCATGATCAAGA CTGCTCACATCGGGGTGGGCATCAGCGGGCAGGAGGGCATCCAGGCGGTGCTGGCCTCCGACTACTCCTTCTCACAGTTCAAGTTCCTGCAGCGGCTGCTCCTCGTGCACGGGCGCTGGTCCTACCTACGCATGTGCAAGTTCCTCTGCTACTTTTTCTACAAGAACTTTGCTTTCACCATGGTCCACTTCTGGTTTGGCTTCTTCTGCGGCTTCTCGGCACAG ACCGTGTACGACCAGTACTTCATCACGCTGTACAACATCGTCTACACCTCGCTGCCTGTGCTCGCCATGGGCGTCTTTGACCAG GACGTGCCGGAGCAGCGGAGCATGGAGTACCCCAAGCTCTACGAGCCCGGGCAGCTGAACCTGCTCTTCAACAAGCGGGAGTTCTTCATCTGCATCGCCCAGGGCATCTACACCTCCGTGCTCATGTTCTTCATCCCCTACGGCGTCTTCGCTGACGCCACCCGTGACGACGGTGCCCAGCTGGCCGACTACCAGTCCTTTGCTGTCACCGTCGCCACCTCCCTCGTGATCGTCGTCAGCGTGCAG ATCGGTCTGGACACAGGCTTCTGGACGGCCATCAACCACTTCTTCATCTGGGGCAGCCTGGCAGCCTACTTCGCCATCCTCTTTGCCATGCACAGCGATGGCCTCTTCCAGATGTTCCCCAACCAGTTCCGCTTCGTGG GTAACGCGCAGAACACCCTGGCGCAGCCCACCGTCTGGCTGACCATCGCCCTCACCACTGTGGTCTGCGTCATGCCTGTCGTTGCCTTTCGCTTCCTCAAGCTGGATCTGAAACCTGAGCTCTCAGACACG gTGCGCTACACTCAGCTGGTACGGAAGAAGCAGAAAACCCAGCACCGCTGCATGCGGCGCGTGGGGCGTGTGGGCTCGCGCCGCTCCGGCTACGCCTTCTCCCACCAGGAGGGCTTCGGGGAGCTCATCATGTCGGGCAAGAACATGCGCCTCAGCTCCCTGGCGCTCTCCGGCTTCGCCGCCCGCCCCAGCGCCAGCTGGATCGAGACCCTGCGCAAGAAGAAGGGCGGCGAGGGCAGCACCGCCTGCAGCCCCAGCGGCGCCGCTGACAAGACGCTCAAGGtgtga
- the ATP8B2 gene encoding phospholipid-transporting ATPase ID isoform X2 → MTVPREMPEKWPRVRGPGGAEEERRVRANAREYNEKFQYASNCIKTSKYNIVTFLPVNLFEQFQEVANTYFLFLLILQLIPQISSLSWFTTIVPLVLVLTITAVKDATDDYFRHKSDNQVNNRQSQVLINGVLRQEQWMNVRVGDIIKLENNQFVAADLLLLSSSEPHGLCYIETAELDGETNMKVRQAIPVTSELGDTSKLALFDGEVICEPPNNKLDKFGGTLYWKENKYPLSNQNMLLRGCVLRNTEWCFGLVIFAGPDTKLMQNSGRTKFKRTSIDRLMNTLVLWIFGFLVCMGVILAIGNAIWEHEVGVCFQIYLPWDEGVHSAFFSGFLSFWSYIIILNTVVPISLYVSVEVIRLGHSYFINWDKKMYCAKRRTPAEARTTTLNEELGQVEYIFSDKTGTLTQNIMVFSKCSVNGHSYGDVQDMLGHKAELGERPEPVDFSFNPLADPRFQFWDPSLLEAVKLGDPHVHEFFRLLSLCHTVMSEEKSEGELFYKAQSPDEGALVTAARNFGFVFRSRTPKTITVHELGRAITYQLLAILDFNNIRKRMSVIVRSPEGKIRLYCKGADTILLERLHPTNQDLTNVTTDHLNEYAGEGLRTLVLAYKDLEESYYEDWSERLHRASGAPEAREDRLARLYDEVEHDMMLLGATAIEDKLQQGVPETIAILTLANIKIWVLTGDKQETAVNIGYSCKMLTDDMTEVFVITGHTVLEVREELRKAREKMMDASRSMSNGFSYQEKLSSTKLTSVLEAIAGEYALVINGHSLAHALEADMEVEFLETACACKAVICCRVTPLQKAQVVELVKKYKKAVTLAIGDGANDVSMIKTAHIGVGISGQEGIQAVLASDYSFSQFKFLQRLLLVHGRWSYLRMCKFLCYFFYKNFAFTMVHFWFGFFCGFSAQTVYDQYFITLYNIVYTSLPVLAMGVFDQDVPEQRSMEYPKLYEPGQLNLLFNKREFFICIAQGIYTSVLMFFIPYGVFADATRDDGAQLADYQSFAVTVATSLVIVVSVQIGLDTGFWTAINHFFIWGSLAAYFAILFAMHSDGLFQMFPNQFRFVGNAQNTLAQPTVWLTIALTTVVCVMPVVAFRFLKLDLKPELSDTVRYTQLVRKKQKTQHRCMRRVGRVGSRRSGYAFSHQEGFGELIMSGKNMRLSSLALSGFAARPSASWIETLRKKKGGEGSTACSPSGAADKTLKV, encoded by the exons TTCCTGCCTGTCAACCTCTTCGAGCAGTTCCAGGAAGTGGCCAACACctatttcctcttcctcctcatcctgcAG ctgaTCCCACAGATCTCTTCGCTCTCCTGGTTCACCACCATCGTGCCTTTGGTTCTTGTCTTAACCATCACAGCTGTCAAAGATGCCACCGACGACTAC TTCCGCCACAAGAGCGACAACCAGGTGAACAACCGGCAGTCTCAGGTGCTGATCAACGGAGT cctccGGCAGGAGCAGTGGATGAACGTCCGCGTTGGGGACATCATCAAGTTGGAGAACAACCAGTTCGTGGCA GctgacctcctcctcctctccagcagtgaaccccaTGGGTTGTGCTACATAGAGACCGCGGAGCTGGATGG AGAGACCAACATGAAGGTGCGACAAGCCATCCCCGTGACCTCGGAGCTGGGTGATACCAGCAAGCTGGCCCTGTTTGATG GCGAGGTTATCTGTGAGCCCCCCAACAACAAGCTGGACAAGTTCGGCGGGACGCTGTACTGGAAGGAGAACAAGTACCCCCTGAGCAACCAGAACAtgctgctgcggggctgcgtCCTGCGCAACACGGAGTGGTGCTTCGGCCTCGTCATCTTCGCAG gtCCCGACACGAAGCTGATGCAGAACAGCGGCCGGACCAAATTCAAGCGGACGAGCATCGACCGGCTGATGAACACGCTGGTGCTCTGG atCTTCGGGTTCCTGGTGTGCATGGGTGTGATCCTGGCCATCGGCAACGCCATCTGGGAGCACGAGGTGGGCGTCTGCTTCCAGATCTACCTGCCCTGGGACGAGGGAGTGCACAGTGCCTTCTTCTCTGGCTTCCTCTCCTTCTGGTCCTACATCATCATCCTCAACACTGTGGTGCCCATCTCGCTCTACGTGAG CGTGGAGGTGATCCGGCTCGGGCACAGCTACTTCATCAACTGGGACAAGAAGATGTACTGTGCCAAGCGCCGGACGCCAGCCGAGGCCCGGACCACCACCCTCAAcgaggagctggggcaggtggAGTACATCTTCTCCGACAAGACCGGCACCCTCACCCAGAACATCATGGTCTTCAGCAAGTGCTCCGTGAACGGGCACAGCTATG GTGACGTGCAGGACATGCTGGGTCacaaggcagagctgggagag AGGCCAGAGCCGGTTGATTTCTCCTTCAACCCGCTGGCGGATCCACGGTTCCAGTTCTGGGACCCCAGCCTGCTCGAAGCTGTCAAGCTGGGGGATCCCCACGTGCACGAGTTCTTCCGCCTGCTCTCGCTCTGCCACACCGTCATGTCCGAGGAGAAGAGCGAAG gGGAGCTGTTTTACAAGGCTCAGTCCCCGGACGAGGGGGCGCTAGTCACGGCCGCCAGGAACTTCGGCTTCGTGTTCCGGTCCCGCACACCCAAAACCATCACAGTGCACGAGCTGGGCCGAGCCATCACCTACCAGCTGCTGGCTATCCTGGACTTCAACAACATCCGCAAGCGCATGTCTGTCATCG TCCGCAGCCCCGAGGGCAAGATCCGGCTGTACTGCAAAGGCGCTGACACCATCCTGCTGGAGCGCCTGCACCCCACCAACCAGGACCTGACGAATGTCACCACTGACCACCTGAAT GAGTATGCCGGTGAGGGGCTGCGGACGCTGGTGCTGGCCTACAAAGACCTGGAGGAGAGCTACTACGAGGACTGGTCTGAGCGGCTACACCGAGCCAGCGGGGCCCCCGAGGCCCGTGAGGATCGCCTGGCTCGGCTTTACGATGAGGTGGAGCACGATATGATG CTGCTTGGAGCCACGGCCATCGAGGACAAACTGCAGCAGGGGGTCCCCGAAACCATCGCCATCCTGACGCTGGCCAACATCAAGATCTGGGTGCTGACAGGGGACAAGCAGG AAACAGCTGTGAACATCGGCTATTCCTGCAAGATGCTGACCGACGACATGACCGAGGTGTTTGTGATCACGGGCCACACGGTGCTGGAGGTGCGCGAGGAGCTCAG GAAGGCCCGGGAGAAGATGATGGATGCGTCACGCTCCATGAGCAATGGCTTCTCCTACCAGGAGAAACTCTCCTCCACCAAGCTCACCTCGGTGCTGGAAGCCATCGCGGGCGAATACGCCCTGGTCATCAATGGGCACAGCCTG GCCCACGCGCTGGAGGCGGACATGGAGGTGGAGTTCCTGGAGACGGCGTGTGCCTGCAAGGCCGTCATCTGCTGCCGTGTCACGCCCTTGCAGAAAGCCCAGGTGGTGGAGCTGGTGAAGAAGTACAAGAAGGCCGTGACCCTGGCCATCGGGGACGGCGCCAACGACGTCAGCATGATCAAGA CTGCTCACATCGGGGTGGGCATCAGCGGGCAGGAGGGCATCCAGGCGGTGCTGGCCTCCGACTACTCCTTCTCACAGTTCAAGTTCCTGCAGCGGCTGCTCCTCGTGCACGGGCGCTGGTCCTACCTACGCATGTGCAAGTTCCTCTGCTACTTTTTCTACAAGAACTTTGCTTTCACCATGGTCCACTTCTGGTTTGGCTTCTTCTGCGGCTTCTCGGCACAG ACCGTGTACGACCAGTACTTCATCACGCTGTACAACATCGTCTACACCTCGCTGCCTGTGCTCGCCATGGGCGTCTTTGACCAG GACGTGCCGGAGCAGCGGAGCATGGAGTACCCCAAGCTCTACGAGCCCGGGCAGCTGAACCTGCTCTTCAACAAGCGGGAGTTCTTCATCTGCATCGCCCAGGGCATCTACACCTCCGTGCTCATGTTCTTCATCCCCTACGGCGTCTTCGCTGACGCCACCCGTGACGACGGTGCCCAGCTGGCCGACTACCAGTCCTTTGCTGTCACCGTCGCCACCTCCCTCGTGATCGTCGTCAGCGTGCAG ATCGGTCTGGACACAGGCTTCTGGACGGCCATCAACCACTTCTTCATCTGGGGCAGCCTGGCAGCCTACTTCGCCATCCTCTTTGCCATGCACAGCGATGGCCTCTTCCAGATGTTCCCCAACCAGTTCCGCTTCGTGG GTAACGCGCAGAACACCCTGGCGCAGCCCACCGTCTGGCTGACCATCGCCCTCACCACTGTGGTCTGCGTCATGCCTGTCGTTGCCTTTCGCTTCCTCAAGCTGGATCTGAAACCTGAGCTCTCAGACACG gTGCGCTACACTCAGCTGGTACGGAAGAAGCAGAAAACCCAGCACCGCTGCATGCGGCGCGTGGGGCGTGTGGGCTCGCGCCGCTCCGGCTACGCCTTCTCCCACCAGGAGGGCTTCGGGGAGCTCATCATGTCGGGCAAGAACATGCGCCTCAGCTCCCTGGCGCTCTCCGGCTTCGCCGCCCGCCCCAGCGCCAGCTGGATCGAGACCCTGCGCAAGAAGAAGGGCGGCGAGGGCAGCACCGCCTGCAGCCCCAGCGGCGCCGCTGACAAGACGCTCAAGGtgtga